A portion of the Vreelandella subglaciescola genome contains these proteins:
- a CDS encoding 3-keto-5-aminohexanoate cleavage protein: MNRNVILTCAVTGAGDTTGKNPNVPITPKQIADSCIEAARAGASIAHIHVRDPETGGISHSVDHFREVMERVREADTDIVMNITAGGGGDWIPDVEDPTRGGPGTDIQTPAQRHEPVGELLPELCTLDCGSLNFGDMVYVNTADWLREHARLVQAAGVKPELECFDLGHVWFARQLQQEGLIDGDPLYQLCLGIPWGAEADTETMLAMRNKLPQDANWAAFGIGRHQMPMVAQAMLLGGHARVGLEDNLMLKKGELATNGGLVEKAGGIIESLGGRVMTPAETRAHLKLRDPNTGLTVDTAAGGDA, encoded by the coding sequence ATGAACCGCAATGTCATCCTGACCTGTGCTGTCACTGGCGCCGGAGATACCACCGGCAAGAACCCCAATGTCCCGATCACCCCCAAACAGATCGCCGACAGCTGCATTGAGGCCGCTCGGGCCGGTGCCAGCATCGCGCACATCCACGTGCGCGACCCCGAAACCGGCGGCATCAGCCACTCTGTGGATCACTTCCGCGAAGTGATGGAGCGGGTCCGCGAGGCGGATACCGACATCGTCATGAACATCACCGCCGGCGGCGGCGGCGACTGGATTCCGGACGTCGAGGACCCGACCCGCGGCGGCCCCGGCACCGACATCCAAACCCCGGCCCAGCGCCACGAACCGGTGGGCGAACTCCTCCCGGAACTCTGCACCCTGGACTGCGGCAGCCTCAACTTCGGCGATATGGTTTACGTCAACACCGCCGACTGGCTGCGCGAGCACGCCCGCCTGGTACAGGCCGCCGGCGTCAAGCCCGAGCTGGAGTGCTTCGATCTGGGCCACGTCTGGTTCGCCCGCCAGCTGCAGCAGGAAGGCCTGATCGACGGCGATCCGCTTTATCAGCTGTGCCTGGGCATCCCCTGGGGAGCTGAAGCCGATACCGAAACCATGCTGGCAATGCGCAACAAACTGCCGCAAGACGCCAACTGGGCCGCCTTCGGCATCGGCCGCCACCAGATGCCCATGGTCGCCCAAGCCATGCTGCTCGGTGGCCACGCTCGGGTCGGCCTGGAGGACAATCTCATGCTCAAGAAAGGCGAGTTAGCCACCAACGGCGGTCTGGTCGAGAAAGCCGGCGGCATCATCGAATCGCTCGGCGGCCGCGTCATGACGCCGGCCGAAACCCGCGCGCATCTCAAGCTGCGCGACCCGAACACCGGCCTGACCGTCGACACAGCCGCAGGAGGTGACGCATGA
- a CDS encoding L-carnitine dehydrogenase codes for MSQQLTVIGTGVIGNGWIARALAQGWDVVAFDPAEGAEARTRTFVKSAWPSLEKRGLAESADPARLTFVDSLEAAVEGADLIQENVPERLELKREILAKLDAVAAPSAIIGSSTSGFKPSDLQQDCTHEPGRVIVAHPFNPVYLLPLVELVGGEATSTEHTGIAQKLYQSLAMRPLIVRREIEGHIADRLMEALWREALHLVNDGVATTEEIDAAVVYGCGLRWSLMGTFLTFHLAGGEPGMRHMLEQFGPALKLPWTKLEAPELTDELIDKVVEGCEFQAAGRPVAELDRRRDDFLVELLDLVQKYWPEAEGLEGRI; via the coding sequence ATGAGCCAGCAATTAACCGTCATCGGCACCGGCGTCATCGGCAACGGCTGGATCGCCCGGGCGCTGGCCCAAGGCTGGGACGTGGTCGCCTTCGATCCGGCCGAAGGCGCTGAGGCACGCACTCGAACTTTCGTCAAAAGTGCCTGGCCGTCGCTTGAAAAGCGGGGGCTGGCCGAGAGCGCCGACCCTGCGCGGCTGACCTTCGTTGACAGCCTGGAGGCGGCCGTCGAGGGCGCCGACCTGATCCAGGAAAACGTCCCCGAGCGCCTTGAACTCAAGCGCGAGATTTTGGCCAAGCTGGACGCCGTCGCCGCACCGAGCGCGATCATCGGCTCGTCCACTTCGGGTTTTAAGCCGAGCGACCTGCAGCAGGACTGCACCCATGAGCCGGGGCGCGTGATCGTCGCCCATCCCTTCAATCCGGTCTATCTGCTGCCGCTGGTGGAGCTGGTGGGCGGTGAAGCCACCAGCACCGAACACACTGGCATCGCCCAGAAACTCTACCAGTCCCTGGCCATGCGGCCACTGATCGTGCGTCGTGAAATCGAAGGGCATATCGCCGACCGGCTGATGGAGGCGCTGTGGCGCGAGGCCTTGCACCTAGTCAATGACGGCGTGGCCACCACCGAGGAGATAGACGCCGCCGTGGTCTACGGCTGTGGCTTGCGCTGGTCACTGATGGGCACCTTCCTGACCTTCCACCTGGCCGGTGGCGAGCCAGGCATGCGCCATATGCTCGAGCAGTTCGGACCGGCACTGAAGCTGCCATGGACCAAGCTCGAGGCGCCGGAGCTCACCGATGAACTGATCGACAAGGTCGTCGAAGGCTGCGAATTCCAGGCCGCTGGCCGGCCCGTCGCCGAGCTCGATCGGCGCCGCGATGATTTCCTGGTCGAGCTGCTCGACCTGGTGCAGAAGTATTGGCCCGAGGCCGAAGGCCTCGAGGGGCGCATTTGA
- a CDS encoding thioesterase family protein: MALLETCVAPEWVDYNGHMNDAEYARVFSQGVEALMTAIGLDEAGCRQHGYTIYTLETHLCYRREAHEGQPLNVEATVLDRDAKRLHVFFEMRDAERNLLATSEQMLMGIDSEAGRPAPFPASVEAAISTLPSLAADAWPPLAGRRIGLPNRR, translated from the coding sequence ATGGCATTACTCGAGACCTGCGTCGCCCCGGAATGGGTCGACTACAATGGCCACATGAACGACGCCGAATACGCCCGTGTCTTCTCCCAGGGCGTGGAAGCACTGATGACCGCCATCGGCCTCGACGAGGCCGGTTGTCGGCAGCATGGCTATACCATCTACACCCTAGAGACCCACCTTTGCTATCGTCGCGAGGCTCACGAGGGTCAACCGCTCAACGTCGAGGCAACGGTGCTCGACCGCGACGCTAAACGGCTGCATGTATTTTTCGAAATGCGTGATGCCGAGCGCAATCTGCTGGCCACCAGCGAGCAGATGCTAATGGGCATCGACAGCGAGGCCGGCCGGCCAGCGCCCTTCCCGGCGTCGGTCGAGGCAGCCATTAGTACGCTGCCGAGTCTCGCCGCCGATGCCTGGCCGCCACTAGCCGGGCGCCGCATTGGACTGCCGAATCGGCGCTGA
- a CDS encoding GlxA family transcriptional regulator, which translates to MRLNYSGPTPELIGFLLLPRFSMMAFFSAVEPLRIANRISGRPLFEWMLITEDGSPVTASNGMTLLADQSIEAVHYLPSLALCSGFDPERYLSRSLMRWLHRMSAAGCVLGGLDTGCFLLAEAGLLNGERVTLHWESLPSFKERFPAIATSNELFELGARRFSCAGGAAAMDMALDVIARRHGQRLAIDVSEQLVHERMRTRHDQQRMTLARRLDTHNARLVEAVDLMERHLETPLALADIARRSGVSLRQLQRIFEHELGRSPRDWYLDLRLQRAHYLLTETDLDVLVVGLACGFASSSSFSRAFRQRYRCSPRQARSI; encoded by the coding sequence ATGCGCCTCAACTACTCCGGTCCGACTCCCGAGCTAATCGGTTTCCTGTTATTGCCACGCTTCTCGATGATGGCTTTTTTCTCGGCTGTCGAGCCGCTGCGAATCGCCAACCGTATCAGTGGCCGACCGCTCTTTGAGTGGATGCTGATCACCGAGGACGGAAGTCCTGTGACCGCGTCCAACGGTATGACACTGCTTGCCGATCAGTCCATCGAAGCGGTGCATTATCTGCCGTCGTTGGCCCTATGCAGTGGCTTCGATCCCGAACGTTATCTGAGCCGTTCCCTGATGCGCTGGCTGCACCGGATGTCCGCTGCCGGCTGTGTGCTGGGCGGGCTCGATACCGGTTGTTTCCTGCTGGCTGAGGCGGGGCTGTTGAACGGCGAGCGCGTCACCCTACATTGGGAGAGTTTGCCGTCTTTTAAAGAACGCTTTCCGGCGATCGCCACCTCAAACGAACTTTTTGAACTCGGGGCGCGGCGTTTCTCATGTGCTGGGGGCGCAGCAGCCATGGACATGGCGCTAGACGTAATCGCCCGTCGCCATGGACAGCGTTTAGCCATCGATGTCTCTGAACAGCTGGTTCATGAGCGCATGCGTACGCGTCACGATCAGCAGCGTATGACATTGGCACGACGGCTTGATACCCACAACGCTCGGCTGGTGGAGGCTGTTGATCTGATGGAACGTCATTTGGAAACGCCGCTCGCGCTGGCCGACATTGCACGGCGCAGCGGGGTCTCGCTGCGCCAGTTGCAACGTATTTTTGAGCACGAGTTAGGCCGTTCGCCTCGCGACTGGTATCTGGACCTGCGCCTGCAGCGAGCGCACTACCTGTTAACAGAAACCGATCTTGATGTGCTGGTGGTGGGCCTGGCTTGCGGCTTCGCGTCGAGCTCCAGCTTCTCCAGGGCTTTCCGCCAGCGCTACCGTTGCTCGCCCAGGCAGGCTCGATCGATCTGA